A genomic segment from Tuwongella immobilis encodes:
- a CDS encoding S1C family serine protease, whose amino-acid sequence MSRFWQHFISDGQSGAVPPPRDRGIPSESQAWDAFSQVVISVAERLRPAVVNLRVGRGAREGAGSGILFAPDGFLLTNSHVVGTASRVRVRLNDGQELSGRVVGNDPWTDLAVVQAEGSGLPHAQFGDSAALRVGQLVVAIGSPLGFDSTVTAGVVSAVGRSLRSLTGHLVDGVIQTDAALNPGNSGGPLVDSRGEVIGVNTAVIQPAQGICFAIPINIAKQIIPQLIRRGRVERGYLGLHARQVPLSPTIRKQFGLSQQTGVEVMLMEEDGPAELGGVWIEDVILALGDQPAASVDDLHRLLTQLPVGVPTNITLLRDGRRIERMVIPSDYPTPSSSTGAGN is encoded by the coding sequence ATGTCTCGATTCTGGCAGCATTTTATCAGCGATGGCCAAAGTGGGGCGGTGCCGCCGCCGCGGGATCGTGGCATTCCGAGCGAATCCCAAGCCTGGGATGCCTTCTCGCAGGTGGTGATTTCGGTGGCAGAACGGCTTCGGCCCGCCGTCGTGAATCTGCGAGTCGGCCGAGGAGCCCGCGAAGGAGCGGGGTCGGGAATCCTGTTTGCGCCGGATGGCTTTCTGCTCACCAATTCGCACGTGGTCGGCACGGCATCACGAGTTCGGGTGCGATTGAACGATGGTCAGGAACTAAGCGGGCGCGTCGTTGGGAACGATCCCTGGACCGATCTGGCCGTGGTGCAGGCGGAAGGAAGTGGGCTACCGCATGCTCAATTCGGTGATTCCGCCGCGCTGCGGGTTGGGCAGTTGGTGGTTGCCATTGGCAGTCCGCTTGGCTTCGATTCGACCGTCACCGCCGGAGTGGTGAGCGCGGTCGGTCGGTCGCTACGCAGTCTGACCGGGCATCTCGTGGATGGGGTCATTCAGACCGATGCCGCATTGAATCCAGGGAATTCGGGCGGGCCGCTGGTCGATTCTCGCGGCGAGGTGATCGGCGTCAACACCGCGGTGATTCAACCCGCGCAGGGCATCTGCTTTGCCATTCCCATCAACATCGCCAAACAGATCATTCCGCAGTTGATTCGACGCGGGCGAGTTGAGCGCGGGTATCTCGGCTTGCATGCCCGACAAGTGCCGTTATCGCCGACAATTCGCAAGCAGTTTGGTTTGTCCCAACAAACGGGCGTCGAGGTGATGCTCATGGAAGAAGACGGCCCGGCAGAACTGGGCGGCGTCTGGATCGAGGATGTGATTTTGGCATTGGGCGATCAGCCGGCGGCATCGGTTGACGATCTACACCGGCTGTTAACCCAACTGCCCGTAGGAGTTCCGACGAATATCACCCTGCTGCGAGATGGGCGGCGAATCGAGCGGATGGTGATTCCGAGCGATTATCCCACGCCATCATCGTCAACCGGGGCGGGAAATTAA
- a CDS encoding DUF1501 domain-containing protein: protein MNPKQTFCGSPAHRVDRRLFLQGGMTTALGVTLAGMGMPLDAAMAGAIAQKKKHVILIWLAGGASQFETFDPKPGRPTGGPFKAIQTKVPGMQICELMPKIAQLTDKMAIVRSLDTKIGDHGGAADLVQIGRRPEPAVDYPDIGTILAKELGQRDSQVPEYVSMYMATEGQPWGRPRSGFLGGRYAAMTLERSLKPENLDLPAGMSAVDHAEREHYRKYLSDRFNRERSAPHVVGYNSTFARVKGLMASDKLFDLEQEPAKVRERYGKTEFGQHCLVARRLIEAGTPVVKVSRAWWDTHSDNFESHRELVTELDHVMSTLIRDLEERGLLESTLIVTLSEFGRTPSINKDLGRDHFASAWSFSMTGCGVKGGAVFGKTDPDGRTVKDGKVGAGEVAATIYNAMGISHEKKYYLGARPIPIAPEHTQPIKDVLA from the coding sequence ATGAATCCGAAACAAACATTCTGTGGCTCGCCGGCACATCGCGTGGATCGGCGACTGTTTCTGCAAGGTGGCATGACCACCGCGCTGGGCGTGACCCTCGCGGGGATGGGGATGCCGCTGGATGCCGCGATGGCTGGGGCAATCGCACAAAAGAAAAAGCATGTGATCCTGATCTGGCTTGCGGGTGGTGCCAGCCAGTTCGAGACCTTTGACCCGAAACCCGGACGACCGACCGGCGGCCCGTTCAAAGCGATTCAGACCAAAGTTCCCGGCATGCAAATCTGCGAATTGATGCCGAAAATCGCGCAACTTACCGACAAGATGGCAATCGTCCGATCTCTGGACACGAAAATCGGCGACCACGGCGGCGCGGCGGACTTGGTGCAGATCGGACGCCGACCGGAACCCGCAGTCGATTATCCCGATATTGGAACCATCCTGGCCAAAGAATTGGGCCAACGCGATTCGCAAGTGCCCGAATACGTCTCGATGTACATGGCCACTGAAGGCCAACCGTGGGGCCGGCCTCGCTCGGGATTCCTGGGTGGGCGATATGCCGCCATGACCTTGGAACGCTCGCTCAAGCCCGAAAATCTCGACCTGCCAGCCGGAATGTCGGCCGTCGATCATGCGGAACGGGAACATTATCGCAAGTATTTGTCCGATCGCTTCAACCGCGAACGCTCGGCTCCGCACGTCGTTGGCTACAATAGCACGTTCGCTCGAGTGAAGGGGCTGATGGCCTCGGACAAACTGTTCGATCTGGAACAGGAACCCGCCAAAGTCCGCGAACGCTACGGCAAAACCGAATTCGGACAGCATTGCCTCGTCGCTCGCCGATTGATCGAAGCCGGCACCCCAGTCGTGAAAGTGTCGCGGGCCTGGTGGGATACCCATTCGGACAACTTTGAGAGCCATCGCGAATTGGTCACCGAGTTGGATCACGTCATGAGTACGCTGATTCGAGACTTGGAGGAACGCGGCTTGCTCGAATCGACACTGATTGTCACCCTGAGCGAATTCGGACGCACACCGTCCATCAATAAGGACTTAGGACGCGATCACTTCGCCAGCGCCTGGTCGTTTTCGATGACCGGATGCGGCGTGAAGGGCGGCGCGGTGTTCGGCAAGACCGATCCCGATGGACGAACCGTCAAAGACGGAAAAGTCGGTGCCGGCGAAGTGGCGGCGACCATCTACAACGCCATGGGAATCAGCCACGAGAAGAAATACTATCTCGGGGCGCGTCCGATCCCGATTGCTCCGGAACATACGCAGCCCATCAAAGACGTGTTGGCGTAA
- a CDS encoding UDP-glucose dehydrogenase family protein produces the protein MRITVIGTGYVGLVTATCLAESGNHVFGIDKDEAKIQILLNNGLPIYEPGLLEMVQKNRREERLKFGTDLEAAIRQTKLVFLAVGTPQSDTGDADLRGIWAVGEAVGRILNKLQAEGDTSKRILIIKSTVPVGTNRELTERMKAMGCTLFEVASNPEFLKEGAAIDDFMKPDRVVVGVRSHETAEILRELYAPFLRTERPFLVMTPESAEMTKYAANAMLATKISFINEMANLCDRLGADINDVRRGMGHDVRIGFQFLFPGAGYGGSCFPKDVRAVMAMGRKMELPLPMVEAVDQVNEAQKQVLPTKIRQHFGDSLAGKFIAIWGLAFKPRTDDIREAPSLVLIESLLAAGCKLRVHDPEALNNVKQIYGDQLIYCDRPYGALEGADALVIVTEWQEFRNPDFEVMRRLMRNSVIFDGRNLYEPRQMESLGFTYYGIGRGRSKPESAN, from the coding sequence ATGAGAATCACTGTTATCGGCACCGGATACGTCGGCCTGGTGACTGCGACCTGCCTGGCGGAAAGCGGCAATCACGTCTTTGGCATCGACAAAGACGAAGCCAAAATTCAAATTCTGCTCAATAATGGCCTGCCCATTTACGAGCCGGGACTTTTGGAGATGGTCCAAAAGAACCGCCGCGAAGAACGGCTGAAGTTCGGCACCGACCTGGAAGCCGCCATTCGGCAGACGAAACTCGTCTTTCTCGCCGTCGGAACTCCGCAAAGCGACACCGGCGATGCCGACCTGCGTGGCATCTGGGCCGTTGGCGAGGCGGTCGGTCGCATTCTCAACAAGCTGCAAGCCGAAGGCGACACCAGCAAACGCATTCTGATTATCAAAAGTACCGTCCCGGTTGGCACCAATCGCGAGCTGACCGAGCGCATGAAGGCAATGGGCTGCACGCTGTTCGAGGTGGCCAGCAATCCGGAGTTTCTCAAGGAAGGGGCCGCGATCGACGACTTTATGAAGCCGGATCGCGTCGTCGTGGGCGTTCGCTCGCACGAAACCGCCGAGATCCTCCGCGAACTGTATGCCCCCTTCCTTCGCACCGAACGCCCGTTTCTGGTGATGACGCCCGAAAGCGCGGAAATGACCAAATACGCCGCGAATGCCATGCTGGCGACGAAAATTAGCTTCATCAACGAAATGGCCAATTTGTGCGATCGACTCGGAGCGGACATCAACGATGTTCGCCGCGGCATGGGCCACGACGTTCGCATTGGCTTCCAATTTCTGTTTCCCGGTGCGGGCTACGGTGGGTCGTGCTTCCCCAAGGACGTGCGCGCGGTCATGGCCATGGGCCGCAAGATGGAACTGCCGTTGCCGATGGTCGAAGCGGTCGATCAAGTCAACGAAGCACAGAAACAAGTGCTGCCGACCAAGATTCGGCAACATTTTGGCGATTCGCTGGCGGGAAAATTCATCGCCATCTGGGGACTCGCCTTCAAACCGCGCACCGACGACATCCGCGAGGCTCCCTCGCTGGTGCTAATCGAATCGCTCCTCGCCGCGGGCTGCAAATTGCGGGTTCATGACCCCGAGGCGTTGAACAACGTCAAACAAATTTATGGCGATCAGTTGATTTATTGCGATCGCCCATATGGTGCCTTGGAAGGTGCCGATGCGTTGGTGATTGTCACCGAATGGCAAGAATTCCGGAATCCGGACTTCGAAGTGATGCGGCGATTGATGCGAAATTCCGTGATTTTTGACGGTCGAAACCTCTACGAACCCCGTCAAATGGAATCGCTGGGATTTACGTATTACGGCATCGGTCGCGGGCGTTCCAAGCCTGAAAGCGCGAATTGA
- a CDS encoding WD40 repeat domain-containing protein, giving the protein MPAIDPSKAKSTHLITYGTTFYAQALDPTTGKLYVAGDDTVVSLFDLLAQKKEPLSKWTKHDNYISTLSLRKTGDKTELVSGSFDRSLIWWDTTKGEPTRVIADAHQGWIRDSVFTPSGDRLITVGDDMLAKVWDANSGKLIRTLDGHPKETPQFHVTALYDVAISADGKWLATGDRIGEVRVWELDTGKEAGRFSVPTVYTYDDRQRKRSLGGIRALAFSRDGKYLAVGGMAQVGNVDGLAGKVHLEIWDWQKPQAKVITGAENHVGMIASLQFHPTEPWLVGVGGGGDNAFIAFWNIKDLANLPPLEKKPTLPTNRHKANGFYHRAEWTPDGKAVVVAGYHLMQQWTVG; this is encoded by the coding sequence ATGCCGGCAATCGATCCGAGCAAGGCGAAATCGACTCACCTGATCACCTACGGCACCACGTTCTACGCACAGGCGTTGGATCCGACAACCGGCAAGCTCTACGTTGCTGGCGATGATACGGTTGTCTCGTTGTTTGATTTATTGGCCCAGAAAAAAGAGCCGCTGAGCAAGTGGACCAAGCACGATAACTACATCTCCACCTTGTCGTTGCGCAAAACCGGCGACAAGACGGAGCTGGTGAGTGGGAGTTTCGACCGCTCGCTGATTTGGTGGGACACCACCAAGGGCGAACCAACCCGCGTCATTGCCGATGCGCACCAAGGGTGGATTCGGGATTCCGTGTTCACGCCATCGGGCGATCGGCTGATTACGGTTGGCGATGACATGCTGGCGAAAGTTTGGGACGCCAATTCGGGCAAGCTCATTCGCACGTTGGATGGGCACCCCAAAGAAACGCCACAGTTCCATGTGACGGCCCTGTATGATGTTGCGATTTCCGCCGATGGAAAATGGCTCGCCACCGGTGACCGCATTGGCGAAGTGCGTGTCTGGGAACTCGATACGGGCAAAGAGGCTGGGCGATTCTCCGTTCCGACGGTATACACCTACGATGATCGTCAACGCAAACGGTCGTTGGGTGGTATTCGAGCGTTGGCCTTCTCACGCGATGGCAAATATTTGGCCGTCGGGGGGATGGCTCAAGTCGGCAATGTCGATGGTCTTGCGGGCAAGGTCCATCTCGAAATCTGGGACTGGCAGAAGCCGCAGGCCAAAGTCATTACCGGTGCCGAGAATCATGTCGGGATGATCGCCAGTCTTCAGTTCCATCCGACGGAACCATGGCTAGTCGGTGTCGGTGGTGGGGGCGATAACGCATTCATCGCCTTTTGGAATATCAAAGATCTGGCGAATCTGCCACCGTTGGAGAAAAAGCCGACCCTCCCGACGAACCGCCACAAAGCGAATGGCTTCTACCATCGCGCGGAGTGGACACCGGATGGGAAAGCGGTCGTGGTTGCCGGGTATCATCTCATGCAACAATGGACCGTAGGCTAA
- a CDS encoding HU family DNA-binding protein, translating to MAKKKPEAPAEEKAPKAKPAKAKAAPAPEPAPAPAPEAPKAKGKKAAAAAAPAPAPAPEAPKVKGKKAVAAPAPAPAPAPVAKGKTKSAIYQHLADKLQLNRKQVAAFFDELLGLIRAELGPTGPGTLSIPGLIKLKRNHKEAVAEHEQDDRFNPGKKIIVKAKPARTEIKVRPLKNLKELIK from the coding sequence ATGGCCAAGAAGAAACCAGAAGCCCCCGCCGAAGAAAAGGCTCCGAAAGCCAAGCCCGCGAAGGCGAAGGCGGCCCCGGCTCCAGAACCCGCTCCGGCCCCGGCTCCCGAAGCACCGAAGGCCAAGGGCAAGAAGGCGGCGGCAGCGGCTGCTCCGGCCCCAGCCCCGGCTCCCGAAGCCCCGAAGGTCAAAGGCAAGAAGGCTGTCGCGGCCCCGGCTCCCGCTCCCGCCCCCGCTCCGGTGGCCAAGGGCAAGACCAAGTCCGCGATCTATCAGCACCTGGCCGACAAGCTGCAACTCAATCGCAAGCAAGTCGCCGCGTTCTTCGATGAGCTGCTCGGCTTGATCCGCGCCGAACTGGGACCGACCGGCCCCGGCACGCTGTCGATTCCCGGCCTCATCAAGCTGAAGCGGAATCACAAAGAAGCGGTCGCCGAACACGAACAAGACGACCGCTTCAACCCGGGCAAGAAAATTATCGTGAAGGCGAAGCCCGCCCGCACGGAAATCAAGGTTCGCCCGCTGAAGAACCTCAAAGAACTCATCAAATAA
- a CDS encoding NAD-dependent epimerase/dehydratase family protein: protein MRILITGVTGFVGGHLVEALRADPSHQLHGISRSAPSASPDSNSELALVRLHSADLLERDRIEAVVRLCEPEWVIHLAGYANTGRSFQESEQAWRDNLHATKQLYDAIVASSVRPRILYVSSGLVYGDVEPPGSICDEQSPLKPTSPYATSKAATDLLSYQYTRTHGLDIVRVRPFNQIGPRQSPDYAVASFARQIAEIEAGRRAPVLETGDLSGYRDLCDIRDMVLAYLALLQHGRTGEVYNAATGRSRLMRDVVQELLTLARVPIDFREKIDPRRIGDTTFTQTSITRLRSATGWEPQWSLRDSLESILEYWRASTQQLRARA from the coding sequence ATGCGCATTTTGATCACGGGAGTAACCGGTTTCGTCGGCGGGCATTTGGTCGAAGCATTGCGGGCGGATCCGAGCCATCAGTTGCATGGAATCAGTCGGTCCGCCCCCAGCGCATCTCCGGACTCCAACTCCGAATTGGCCTTGGTGCGCTTGCATTCCGCAGATTTGCTGGAACGCGACCGCATCGAGGCAGTCGTCCGTTTGTGCGAGCCCGAGTGGGTCATCCACTTGGCGGGCTATGCCAATACCGGACGATCGTTTCAAGAATCCGAGCAAGCCTGGCGCGACAATCTGCATGCCACCAAGCAGTTGTACGATGCGATTGTCGCCAGCTCGGTTCGTCCCCGGATTCTCTACGTCTCCAGCGGACTGGTGTACGGCGATGTCGAACCGCCCGGCTCGATTTGCGATGAGCAAAGCCCGCTGAAACCGACGAGTCCCTACGCGACCAGCAAGGCCGCCACCGACCTGCTGAGCTATCAATACACTCGCACGCATGGCCTGGATATTGTGCGAGTGCGGCCGTTTAATCAGATCGGCCCCCGACAATCCCCGGATTACGCCGTGGCATCCTTCGCCCGGCAAATTGCCGAAATTGAAGCCGGACGACGGGCACCGGTGCTCGAAACCGGCGACCTTTCCGGCTACCGCGATTTGTGCGATATTCGCGATATGGTCCTGGCGTATCTGGCCCTGCTCCAACACGGTCGCACCGGCGAGGTGTATAACGCCGCCACCGGCCGATCCCGCTTGATGCGTGATGTGGTGCAGGAACTGCTTACCCTGGCACGAGTTCCGATCGATTTCCGAGAAAAGATCGATCCCCGAAGAATCGGTGATACCACGTTTACCCAAACGAGTATCACGCGCTTGCGATCCGCCACTGGTTGGGAACCGCAATGGTCGCTTCGGGACAGTCTGGAATCGATTCTCGAGTATTGGCGGGCCTCAACTCAGCAATTGCGGGCACGCGCCTAA
- a CDS encoding peptidylprolyl isomerase → MKILHTFGPAVLGLMSFGSTFAQAPMPATSPAPAPATAPMPDGRSTVRIPEMPAPVRPEGNAATVNGKPITEAAVQRSLRTIPPSEHAKARPEIINFLIDNSLIDQYLVATKVAVDPAEVTKLMDEFQKELKNAGTDVSKALQNLMLTEDELKSLIEAQIRWDKFLDGQATEEKLSKFFDANKDIFDGTMVRARHILLTPDLKDAQASAKAQEELQTIKQAIEKSVADELAKLPADTDGIAKDQARCKKIDEAFAAMAREKSSCPSKRDGGDVNWFPRAGSMVESFAKAAFALKPYQMSEVTASPFGYHLILTTARKDGQPTKFADVKNEVKEVYGQRLKEAMVAQLRQRATISVNPAPAVPASPMAPAAPAAPAAPTPGQ, encoded by the coding sequence ATGAAAATCTTGCACACGTTCGGGCCGGCTGTTCTCGGTCTGATGTCGTTTGGCTCGACGTTCGCCCAAGCTCCGATGCCTGCAACCTCGCCGGCCCCCGCCCCTGCTACCGCTCCCATGCCGGATGGTCGCAGTACCGTGCGAATTCCGGAAATGCCCGCCCCGGTGCGTCCCGAAGGAAACGCCGCCACGGTCAACGGCAAGCCGATCACCGAAGCCGCCGTCCAGCGAAGTCTTCGCACCATCCCGCCTTCGGAACATGCCAAGGCCCGCCCGGAAATCATCAACTTCCTGATCGATAATTCGCTGATCGATCAATATCTGGTCGCGACTAAAGTGGCCGTCGATCCTGCGGAAGTCACCAAGCTCATGGATGAGTTCCAGAAGGAACTCAAGAACGCGGGAACGGATGTTTCCAAAGCATTGCAAAACCTGATGCTGACAGAAGATGAGTTGAAATCGCTGATCGAAGCGCAGATCCGTTGGGACAAGTTCCTCGACGGTCAAGCGACCGAAGAAAAGTTGTCGAAATTCTTCGATGCGAACAAAGATATTTTCGACGGAACAATGGTTCGAGCTCGGCATATTTTGCTGACGCCCGATCTGAAAGATGCACAAGCATCGGCGAAAGCGCAAGAAGAGCTGCAAACCATCAAGCAAGCGATCGAAAAATCGGTCGCCGATGAATTGGCCAAACTCCCGGCAGACACCGATGGCATTGCCAAGGATCAGGCCCGCTGCAAGAAGATCGATGAAGCATTCGCCGCGATGGCCCGCGAAAAGTCGAGTTGCCCGTCGAAACGCGACGGTGGCGATGTGAATTGGTTCCCCCGTGCGGGAAGCATGGTCGAATCATTCGCCAAGGCCGCGTTCGCGCTCAAACCGTATCAAATGAGCGAGGTCACCGCTTCACCGTTTGGGTATCATCTGATTCTGACGACCGCTCGCAAAGATGGCCAACCGACCAAGTTTGCGGACGTAAAGAATGAAGTGAAGGAAGTTTACGGCCAGCGGCTGAAGGAAGCGATGGTTGCTCAGTTGCGACAACGAGCGACGATCTCCGTGAATCCGGCCCCGGCTGTCCCCGCCTCACCGATGGCTCCGGCCGCACCAGCGGCCCCTGCGGCACCGACCCCTGGCCAATAA
- the gmd gene encoding GDP-mannose 4,6-dehydratase produces the protein MKKAVITGITGQDGSYLAELLLSKGYQVHGIVRRSSSENFERINHLTGQIQLHQADLLDQLSIIDVFREIEPDEVYNLAAMSFVPTSWKQPVLTSEFTATGVTRVLEAIRLLNPKGIRFYQASSSEMFGKVQAVPQTESTPFYPRSPYGVAKLYGHWITVNYRESYDMFCCSGILFNHESERRGKEFVTRKVTDGVARIKLGMAKELRMGNLEAKRDWGHAADYVRAMWMMLQHHEADDFVIATGETHPVQELVELAFDTVNLDWRKYVVIDPKLFRPAEVDLLVGDPAKAKNVLGWKPEVSFPELVRRMVLSDLARLQGNTAPASQPKIA, from the coding sequence ATGAAGAAGGCAGTCATTACCGGCATCACGGGGCAGGACGGCAGTTATTTGGCCGAACTGCTCCTGAGCAAGGGATATCAGGTCCACGGCATCGTTCGTCGTTCCAGCTCGGAAAACTTCGAACGAATCAATCACCTCACGGGCCAGATCCAACTGCATCAGGCCGATTTGCTGGATCAACTGTCGATCATCGATGTGTTCCGCGAAATCGAGCCGGACGAAGTGTATAACCTGGCGGCGATGAGCTTTGTGCCGACGAGTTGGAAGCAACCCGTTCTGACGAGCGAATTTACGGCCACGGGCGTCACCCGCGTGCTGGAAGCGATTCGGCTGCTCAATCCCAAGGGGATTCGCTTCTATCAAGCGTCGAGCTCGGAAATGTTCGGCAAAGTGCAAGCCGTGCCGCAAACCGAATCGACGCCGTTCTATCCGCGATCGCCGTATGGCGTGGCCAAGCTGTATGGCCACTGGATCACGGTGAACTACCGCGAAAGCTATGACATGTTCTGCTGCAGCGGGATTCTGTTCAATCACGAATCCGAACGTCGCGGCAAAGAATTCGTGACCCGCAAGGTGACCGATGGCGTGGCCCGCATCAAGCTGGGCATGGCCAAGGAACTGCGCATGGGCAACCTGGAAGCCAAGCGCGACTGGGGCCACGCGGCGGATTACGTTCGCGCCATGTGGATGATGCTGCAACATCATGAAGCCGATGACTTTGTGATCGCCACTGGCGAAACCCACCCCGTGCAAGAACTGGTCGAACTCGCCTTCGACACGGTCAATCTGGATTGGCGCAAGTATGTGGTGATCGATCCGAAGCTGTTCCGTCCGGCGGAAGTCGATCTGCTGGTCGGTGATCCCGCCAAGGCCAAGAACGTGCTGGGCTGGAAACCGGAAGTGAGCTTCCCGGAATTGGTCCGCCGCATGGTGCTGTCGGATCTGGCTCGACTGCAAGGCAATACCGCGCCAGCATCGCAACCGAAGATTGCCTGA
- a CDS encoding DUF1549 domain-containing protein: MPSTSNSQLMDAPQIAQKIDSILATHWAESEVQPTAPASDSEFLRRVSVDLLGRIPTAEEARIFFQDSGPDKRSRLITRLMNSPEYALHLGRVLDEIIQDKYAGDGEFVEFLRESVANRTGWDAIFRQIINGPWETKEAKRSSKFLVQRMKSLDDLTNDTSRVFFGVNVSCAKCHDHPLVPDWTQEHYYGLASFFNRTHEASKNKPNEGIKEANKGDVKYVTVKGVSKVARPMFLSNKVVSSEPPKGKDLVSLRQELVSVALEDRVFFRRAIVNRLWANFFGRGLIDPLDQMHAANLPTVPKLLEWLGDDFASHGYQLDRLIAGMLMSRAYQSTSIGDSETLSEQEAAFARATLRPLTPQQYVASMLLATGHAKIDASKPANARANDARQLDSRANGMARMRMLDAPAERFQSSAVEALFLSNHADVQKLMQPGRSPLIDQLAKMDDAKQILELAFLTILTRTPDAEEIKELSPLLVGPAAERPKRVSLLVWALVTSAEFRFNH, from the coding sequence ATGCCGTCGACATCGAATTCGCAGTTGATGGATGCTCCCCAAATCGCTCAAAAAATTGACTCGATTCTCGCCACCCATTGGGCAGAATCCGAAGTTCAGCCGACTGCACCCGCGAGCGATTCCGAATTTCTCCGCCGAGTGAGCGTCGATCTGCTTGGCCGAATCCCCACCGCCGAAGAAGCTCGGATCTTCTTTCAAGACTCCGGCCCAGATAAACGCTCGCGGCTCATCACCCGGTTGATGAATTCACCCGAATATGCTCTGCATCTGGGACGCGTTTTAGACGAAATCATCCAAGATAAGTATGCCGGTGACGGCGAATTTGTTGAATTCCTTCGGGAATCCGTCGCCAATCGCACCGGATGGGACGCGATCTTCCGTCAGATCATCAATGGCCCCTGGGAAACCAAGGAAGCCAAGCGATCGTCCAAGTTTCTCGTCCAACGGATGAAAAGCTTGGATGATCTGACCAATGACACGTCGCGGGTCTTCTTCGGCGTGAATGTCTCGTGTGCCAAGTGCCACGATCACCCGTTGGTGCCGGACTGGACGCAAGAGCATTACTACGGCCTCGCCTCATTTTTCAATCGCACGCATGAAGCCAGCAAGAATAAGCCCAACGAAGGCATCAAAGAAGCCAACAAGGGCGACGTGAAGTATGTCACGGTGAAGGGCGTCAGCAAGGTCGCACGACCGATGTTCCTTTCCAATAAAGTGGTTTCGTCCGAACCGCCGAAGGGGAAAGATCTTGTGTCGTTGCGTCAGGAATTGGTCTCGGTCGCGCTGGAAGATCGCGTCTTCTTCCGCCGTGCGATTGTGAATCGACTCTGGGCGAACTTTTTCGGTCGTGGCTTAATTGATCCGTTGGATCAGATGCATGCTGCGAATCTGCCCACAGTCCCGAAGTTGCTCGAATGGTTGGGCGATGATTTCGCTTCGCACGGCTACCAATTGGATCGATTGATCGCCGGGATGCTGATGAGTCGGGCGTATCAGTCCACCAGTATCGGTGATTCCGAAACGCTCAGCGAACAAGAAGCCGCTTTCGCTCGTGCCACGCTTCGGCCACTCACGCCGCAACAATATGTTGCATCGATGCTTCTGGCGACGGGCCATGCGAAAATCGATGCCAGCAAGCCCGCCAATGCCCGAGCGAATGATGCCCGGCAACTCGATTCGCGTGCAAATGGGATGGCCCGGATGCGGATGTTGGACGCTCCTGCCGAGCGGTTCCAATCGAGTGCCGTCGAAGCGTTGTTTCTGTCGAATCACGCCGACGTTCAAAAGTTGATGCAACCGGGGCGATCGCCGTTGATCGACCAATTGGCGAAGATGGATGATGCGAAACAGATTCTCGAGTTAGCGTTTTTGACGATCCTGACCCGCACCCCCGATGCGGAAGAAATCAAGGAATTGTCGCCACTGCTAGTTGGTCCTGCCGCCGAACGTCCGAAGCGAGTGAGTTTGCTCGTTTGGGCCTTGGTCACATCTGCCGAATTCCGCTTTAACCACTGA
- a CDS encoding pyridoxine 5'-phosphate synthase gives MIRLGVNIDHVATVRQARRAAEPDPVAAAVLATLGGADGITIHLREDRRHIQDRDLLLLSQVDLPRLNLEMATVDAIIELAIQTKPTEATLVPEKRQELTTEGGLDILANELSVRSAIDRLRSAGIHVSLFIDPDEAQIEAAARFGADAIELQTASYSEARGAAAVAHELEKLRLATATAIGLKLHVHAGHGLNYHNVQPVCTIPGMEELNIGHSIVSRAVLVGLERAVREMKQTILQATP, from the coding sequence ATGATTCGACTTGGTGTGAATATCGATCACGTCGCCACCGTTCGCCAGGCTCGCCGCGCGGCGGAGCCTGATCCCGTTGCCGCAGCTGTGCTTGCGACTCTGGGCGGCGCCGACGGCATCACCATCCACCTGCGGGAAGATCGCCGACACATTCAAGATCGCGATTTGCTGCTGCTCAGCCAAGTCGATCTCCCACGTCTGAATCTCGAGATGGCGACTGTCGATGCCATTATCGAATTGGCCATCCAAACCAAGCCAACCGAAGCCACGCTCGTCCCCGAAAAGCGGCAAGAACTTACGACCGAAGGCGGGCTCGACATCCTCGCCAACGAATTATCGGTCCGTAGCGCCATCGATCGGCTTCGTTCCGCTGGCATTCATGTGTCGCTGTTCATCGACCCGGATGAGGCTCAAATCGAGGCCGCCGCTCGCTTCGGTGCCGATGCCATCGAATTGCAAACGGCCAGCTATTCGGAAGCCCGCGGTGCTGCCGCCGTCGCCCACGAATTGGAGAAACTCCGCCTCGCAACCGCGACGGCTATCGGGTTGAAACTCCACGTTCACGCGGGGCACGGTCTGAACTATCACAATGTCCAACCCGTGTGCACCATTCCGGGAATGGAAGAATTGAACATCGGACATAGCATCGTCTCGCGGGCTGTCCTGGTCGGTCTCGAACGAGCCGTCCGCGAGATGAAGCAGACGATCCTTCAAGCGACGCCTTAA